In the Bos indicus x Bos taurus breed Angus x Brahman F1 hybrid chromosome 20, Bos_hybrid_MaternalHap_v2.0, whole genome shotgun sequence genome, one interval contains:
- the ZNF131 gene encoding zinc finger protein 131 isoform X4 — protein MKSHSTESFKCEICNKRYLRESAWKQHLSCYHLEEGGVSKKQRTGKKIHICQYCEKQFDHFGHFKEHLRKHTGEKPFECPNCHERFARNSTLKCHLTACQTGVGAKKGRKKLYECQVCNSVFNSWDQFKDHLVIHTGDKPNHCTLCDLWFMQGNELRRHLSDTHNISERLVTEEVLSVETRVQTEPVTSMTIIEQVGKVHVLPLLQVQVDSAQVTVEQVHPDLLQDSQVHESHVSELPEQVQVSYLEVGRIQTEEGTEVHVEELHVERVNQMPVEVQTELLEADLEQVTPEIMNQEEREPTQADAAEAAIEEHEDAEDLETKSTVDSQAEKAGNENRTPMPVLE, from the exons ATGAAATCACACTCCACTGAGAGTTTCAAGTGTGAAATATGCAATAAAAGGTATCTTCGGGAGAGCGCGTGGAAACAGCACCTCAGTTGTTACCACCTTGAAGAAGGTGGAGTCAGTAAGAAGCAGAGAACtgggaaaaaaatacacatatgtcAGTACTGTGAGAAGCAGTTTGACCACTTTGGACATTTTAAAGAGCATCTTCGAAAACATACAG GTGAAAAACCTTTTGAATGTCCAAATTGTCATGAACGATTTGCTAGAAATAGTACCCTCAAATGTCACTTGACTGCATGCCAGACTGGAGTGGGAGCaaaaaaggggagaaagaagCTTTATGAATGTCAG GTCTGTAATAGTGTGTTTAACAGCTGGGACCAGTTCAAAGATCACCTGGTGATACACACTGGAGATAAACCCAACCATTGTACTCTGTGTGACTTGTGGTTTATGCAAGGAAATGAATTAAGGAGGCATCTCAGTGATACTCATAATATTTCAGAGCGCCTGGTAACTGAAGAAGTTCTTTCAGTAGAAACACGTGTGCAAACTGAACCTGTGACGTCAATGACTATTATAGAACAAGTTGGGAAGGTACATGTGTTACCACTGCTCCAGGTTCAGGTGGATTCAGCACAAGTGACTGTAGAACAGGTCCATCCAGATCTGCTCCAAGACAGCCAAGTGCACGAGTCACACGTGAGTGAGCTTCCAGAGCAGGTCCAGGTAAGTTATCTAGAAGTGGGGCGAATTCAGACTGAAGAAGGTACTGAAGTCCATGTAGAGGAGCTGCATGTTGAACGGGTAAATCAGATGCCAGTGGAAGTACAAACTGAGCTTCTAGAAGCAGACTTGGAGCAAGTGACCCCTGAAATCATGAACCAAGAGGAGAGAGAGCCTACCCAAGCAGATGCTGCCGAGGCTGCTATAGAAGAACACGAAGATGCTGAGGATTTAGAGACCAAATCAACAGTGGATTCCCAAGCTGAAAAGGCAGGAAATGAGAACAGAACACCTATGCCAGTTTTAGAATGA
- the ZNF131 gene encoding zinc finger protein 131 isoform X3 gives MLIEDNRTRRNKENSAPLEENTTGKSEAKKRKIAETSNVITESLPSAESEPVEIEVEIAEGTIEVEDEGIETLEEVASAKQSIKYIQSTGSSDDSALALLADITSKYRQGDRKGQIKDEDGCASDPTSKQEHMKSHSTESFKCEICNKRYLRESAWKQHLSCYHLEEGGVSKKQRTGKKIHICQYCEKQFDHFGHFKEHLRKHTGEKPFECPNCHERFARNSTLKCHLTACQTGVGAKKGRKKLYECQVCNSVFNSWDQFKDHLVIHTGDKPNHCTLCDLWFMQGNELRRHLSDTHNISERLVTEEVLSVETRVQTEPVTSMTIIEQVGKVHVLPLLQVQVDSAQVTVEQVHPDLLQDSQVHESHVSELPEQVQVSYLEVGRIQTEEGTEVHVEELHVERVNQMPVEVQTELLEADLEQVTPEIMNQEEREPTQADAAEAAIEEHEDAEDLETKSTVDSQAEKAGNENRTPMPVLE, from the exons ATGCTAATAGAAGATAACAGGACTCGTAG aaacaaagaaaactcaGCTCCACTAGAGGAAAATACCACAGGGAAAAgtgaagcaaaaaaaagaaagattgcaGAAACTTCAAATGTTATCACTGAGTCGTTGCCATCTGCAGAATCTGAACCTGTTGAAATTGAGGTGGAGATTGCTGAAGGCACAATCGAAGTGGAAGATGAAGGCATCGAAACGTTGGAGGAAGTGGCTTCTGCCAAGCAGTCCATAAAGTACATTCAGAGCACAGGTTCCTCTGATGATTCTGCTCTGGCATTGTTGGCAGATATTACCAGCAAGTACCGCCAAGGCGATAGAAAAGGACAGATTAAAGATGAAGACGGCTGTGCATCTGACCCCACAAGCAAACAG GAACACATGAAATCACACTCCACTGAGAGTTTCAAGTGTGAAATATGCAATAAAAGGTATCTTCGGGAGAGCGCGTGGAAACAGCACCTCAGTTGTTACCACCTTGAAGAAGGTGGAGTCAGTAAGAAGCAGAGAACtgggaaaaaaatacacatatgtcAGTACTGTGAGAAGCAGTTTGACCACTTTGGACATTTTAAAGAGCATCTTCGAAAACATACAG GTGAAAAACCTTTTGAATGTCCAAATTGTCATGAACGATTTGCTAGAAATAGTACCCTCAAATGTCACTTGACTGCATGCCAGACTGGAGTGGGAGCaaaaaaggggagaaagaagCTTTATGAATGTCAG GTCTGTAATAGTGTGTTTAACAGCTGGGACCAGTTCAAAGATCACCTGGTGATACACACTGGAGATAAACCCAACCATTGTACTCTGTGTGACTTGTGGTTTATGCAAGGAAATGAATTAAGGAGGCATCTCAGTGATACTCATAATATTTCAGAGCGCCTGGTAACTGAAGAAGTTCTTTCAGTAGAAACACGTGTGCAAACTGAACCTGTGACGTCAATGACTATTATAGAACAAGTTGGGAAGGTACATGTGTTACCACTGCTCCAGGTTCAGGTGGATTCAGCACAAGTGACTGTAGAACAGGTCCATCCAGATCTGCTCCAAGACAGCCAAGTGCACGAGTCACACGTGAGTGAGCTTCCAGAGCAGGTCCAGGTAAGTTATCTAGAAGTGGGGCGAATTCAGACTGAAGAAGGTACTGAAGTCCATGTAGAGGAGCTGCATGTTGAACGGGTAAATCAGATGCCAGTGGAAGTACAAACTGAGCTTCTAGAAGCAGACTTGGAGCAAGTGACCCCTGAAATCATGAACCAAGAGGAGAGAGAGCCTACCCAAGCAGATGCTGCCGAGGCTGCTATAGAAGAACACGAAGATGCTGAGGATTTAGAGACCAAATCAACAGTGGATTCCCAAGCTGAAAAGGCAGGAAATGAGAACAGAACACCTATGCCAGTTTTAGAATGA